From the Oceanicaulis alexandrii DSM 11625 genome, one window contains:
- a CDS encoding EAL domain-containing protein encodes MNIAKTAAPVCEETVCRCAELIPERLRFAFQPIIDFKTRTIFAQEALVRGAEGQSAGSVLSKVTADNMHAFDRHCRIQALKSASTALSDRPELLSLNTMPNAVYDPATCLRTTLAAASANGFPINRIMFEMTEHEAVNDPDHFAMIVRSYKDMGFLTALDDFGSGGAGLTLLAAVMPDIIKLDMALVRNVHISPVKRTILAAMVDICERFDIKIIAEGIEVKAEARALFDLGIHLFQGYYFSKPQLDDAPAISDINWSIAS; translated from the coding sequence ATGAACATCGCGAAGACCGCTGCTCCTGTGTGCGAAGAAACAGTCTGCCGATGCGCTGAGCTGATCCCTGAGCGGCTGCGGTTCGCGTTTCAGCCGATCATCGACTTCAAGACGCGCACGATCTTTGCGCAGGAAGCTTTGGTGCGCGGCGCGGAAGGGCAGTCTGCGGGCTCGGTCCTGTCCAAAGTGACCGCAGACAACATGCACGCCTTTGACCGGCATTGCCGTATCCAGGCGCTCAAATCCGCCAGTACAGCTTTGTCGGATCGGCCTGAGCTGTTGTCTCTGAACACCATGCCCAATGCCGTTTACGATCCCGCGACGTGCCTGCGGACCACCCTGGCGGCGGCTTCGGCGAACGGGTTTCCGATCAATCGCATCATGTTCGAGATGACGGAACATGAAGCGGTCAACGACCCCGACCATTTCGCCATGATCGTGCGCTCGTACAAGGATATGGGCTTCCTCACGGCGCTGGACGATTTCGGCTCCGGCGGTGCGGGCCTGACCCTTCTCGCGGCTGTGATGCCAGACATCATCAAGCTGGATATGGCGTTGGTGCGCAATGTTCATATCAGCCCGGTCAAGCGTACGATCCTGGCGGCCATGGTGGACATCTGTGAGCGCTTTGACATCAAGATCATCGCCGAAGGCATTGAGGTCAAAGCCGAGGCGCGCGCCTTGTTCGATCTGGGAATTCACCTGTTCCAAGGGTATTATTTCTCCAAACCGCAACTGGACGACGCCCCGGCGATTTCTGACATCAACTGGTCGATCGCAAGCTAG
- a CDS encoding coniferyl aldehyde dehydrogenase yields the protein MPDTNMQTATGSIDAMQAIFHQQKAAFEAERHRPLSDRKADLEKIEELVKTRGDEFAAAIDADFGRRSKSETALAELGFTIATAKHSRQHLTKWASSKPVSVPMTLAPGKAYVRREPKGVVGIVSPWNYSMQLAFAPLVAALAAGCRVMIKPSEFTPRTAALIKSTLGELFSEDHVAVIEGGVEEASAFTALPFDHLFYTGSTQVGRIVAKAAAENLTPVTLELGGKSPAVVAPDFDGAEAAKTLAWGKFLNAGQTCVAPDYALVPRGSEQDFAKAVMHETGEMWPDVATNGDYTAIISERHHARLSEMVEEVRQAGAEVHQLAFNKADAGNTRIFPPTVLVNPPLDSKLMQEEIFGPILPVLGHDGLEDAARFINERDRPLALYVYAKSKQTARDFLGRTISGGAAVNIPLLHLSVEDLPFGGVGASGYGSYHGESGFLTFTHERGVFEAPVWHPSRLIRPPYGKMFEFFKKLQAG from the coding sequence ATGCCTGACACCAATATGCAGACCGCCACGGGCTCCATCGACGCCATGCAGGCGATCTTTCATCAGCAGAAGGCGGCGTTCGAAGCTGAACGCCATCGCCCGCTCTCTGACCGCAAAGCGGATCTGGAGAAGATCGAAGAGCTGGTCAAAACCCGTGGCGACGAGTTCGCCGCCGCCATCGACGCCGATTTCGGTCGACGCTCCAAGTCTGAAACCGCGTTGGCGGAGCTGGGCTTCACTATCGCCACGGCCAAACACAGCCGCCAGCATCTGACCAAATGGGCGAGCTCAAAGCCTGTCTCGGTGCCAATGACGCTGGCGCCGGGCAAGGCCTATGTGCGGCGTGAACCCAAGGGCGTGGTCGGCATCGTCTCACCGTGGAACTATTCCATGCAGCTGGCCTTCGCCCCGCTGGTCGCCGCGCTCGCAGCGGGCTGCCGGGTGATGATCAAGCCCAGTGAGTTCACCCCGCGCACCGCCGCATTGATCAAGTCCACCCTGGGCGAGTTGTTCAGCGAGGACCATGTGGCGGTCATCGAAGGCGGCGTGGAAGAGGCGAGCGCCTTCACCGCCCTGCCCTTTGACCATCTGTTCTATACCGGCTCCACTCAGGTGGGGCGCATCGTCGCCAAGGCCGCCGCGGAGAACCTGACCCCTGTGACGCTGGAGCTGGGCGGCAAATCGCCAGCCGTGGTCGCGCCGGATTTTGACGGCGCGGAAGCCGCAAAGACCCTGGCCTGGGGCAAGTTCCTGAACGCCGGCCAGACCTGCGTCGCCCCGGATTACGCACTGGTTCCGCGCGGGTCTGAGCAGGACTTCGCCAAGGCCGTGATGCATGAAACCGGCGAGATGTGGCCCGATGTGGCCACCAATGGCGACTACACCGCGATCATCTCCGAACGTCATCATGCCCGCTTGAGCGAGATGGTCGAAGAAGTGCGCCAGGCCGGCGCCGAAGTTCACCAGCTCGCTTTCAACAAGGCGGATGCCGGCAATACACGCATCTTCCCGCCCACCGTGTTGGTCAATCCTCCGCTCGACTCCAAACTGATGCAGGAAGAGATCTTTGGCCCGATCCTGCCTGTTCTGGGGCATGACGGACTGGAAGACGCTGCGCGCTTCATCAATGAACGCGACCGGCCTCTGGCGCTTTATGTCTACGCCAAGTCCAAGCAGACCGCGCGCGATTTTCTCGGACGGACGATTTCAGGCGGCGCGGCGGTCAACATCCCGCTTCTGCACCTGTCAGTGGAAGACCTGCCGTTTGGCGGCGTCGGCGCCTCCGGCTATGGCAGCTATCACGGGGAAAGCGGGTTCCTGACCTTCACCCATGAGCGCGGCGTGTTTGAAGCGCCGGTCTGGCACCCCAGCCGCCTGATCCGCCCGCCCTACGGCAAGATGTTTGAATTCTTCAAGAAGCTGCAAGCGGGCTAG